From a single Aquincola tertiaricarbonis genomic region:
- a CDS encoding ProQ/FINO family protein, which produces MTSQAPEHIPVPPAEGEAPTPAVTDAAAPAEAEATAAAGAQEASAAAESAAPAEGEAPAEPEAPAEGAPAKAGGRAAELSPAQCAAELSKRFPALFGRQPKPLKLRIQADIQQRAPGVFSKRALSIFLHRHTGSTSYLIALSKSKERFDLDGQPAGELSEEHRNAANEELARRRANQQTRREQEEQGRRDRADLLWAFEHTTLTPANFCALKGIAPESLDSLLEVARKEAAERAAQPPRREGFGGRGGDRGGERGGRAEFGSGRQERGPGGRPDRGPGPSRPEGGGGRPGGGRPGGRPGGGRPGGGKPGGPRPR; this is translated from the coding sequence ATGACCTCTCAAGCTCCTGAACACATCCCCGTGCCGCCTGCCGAAGGCGAAGCACCGACCCCCGCCGTGACGGACGCCGCTGCGCCAGCGGAGGCCGAGGCAACGGCCGCCGCAGGCGCGCAAGAAGCCTCCGCAGCGGCCGAGTCCGCTGCGCCCGCCGAAGGGGAAGCACCCGCCGAGCCTGAGGCACCGGCTGAAGGCGCCCCGGCCAAGGCCGGTGGCCGCGCGGCCGAGCTGTCGCCGGCGCAATGCGCGGCCGAGCTGTCCAAGCGCTTTCCGGCGCTGTTCGGCCGCCAGCCCAAGCCGCTGAAGCTGCGCATCCAGGCCGACATTCAGCAACGCGCGCCCGGCGTCTTCAGCAAGCGCGCGCTGTCGATCTTTTTGCACCGGCACACGGGCAGCACCTCGTACCTGATTGCGCTGAGCAAATCGAAGGAGCGCTTCGACCTCGACGGCCAGCCGGCCGGTGAGCTGAGCGAAGAACACCGCAATGCCGCCAACGAAGAGCTGGCCCGCCGCCGCGCCAACCAGCAGACCCGGCGCGAGCAGGAAGAGCAAGGCCGCCGCGACCGTGCCGACCTGCTGTGGGCCTTCGAGCACACCACGCTGACGCCGGCCAACTTCTGCGCGCTCAAGGGCATCGCGCCCGAGTCGCTGGACAGCCTGCTGGAAGTGGCCCGCAAGGAAGCCGCCGAACGCGCGGCCCAGCCGCCGCGCCGCGAAGGCTTCGGCGGCCGCGGAGGCGATCGGGGCGGTGAGCGCGGTGGCCGCGCCGAGTTTGGCTCGGGCCGCCAGGAGCGTGGCCCGGGTGGGCGACCTGACCGGGGCCCCGGCCCCAGCCGCCCCGAAGGTGGCGGCGGCCGGCCCGGTGGCGGTCGGCCTGGTGGTCGCCCGGGCGGTGGCCGCCCCGGCGGCGGCAAGCCGGGCGGCCCGCGCCCGCGTTAA
- a CDS encoding threonine ammonia-lyase produces the protein MQPIAPPSITVQDILAAADRLRGHVLETPCVPSRTLSAITGCDVYLKFENLQFTASFKERGALNKLAQLSDDEKARGVLAVSAGNHAQGVAYHAQRLGLPATIVMPRFAPAVKVDNTRRFGANVVLEGDTFDQARAHGLQLARERGLTVVHPYDDLAIAAGQGTLGLEMLQQQPDIDTLVVSIGGGGLIGGIAVAARAVRPHIRIVGVQTERFPAVFNAKKGEQRSFAQTTIADGIGVSSPGTLTVPLIHQLVDDVVLVGEDTIEQAILMLLEIEKTVVEGAGAVGLAALLAHREHFVGRKVGLVLSGGNIEPLLLAEIIHRGMVKSGRLVRLRINVRDVPGTLATVAQMLSELGANIEEVQHNRAFSSLPVERAQIEVVVQTRGDAHVETILSTMTQRGFEIDRVR, from the coding sequence ATGCAGCCCATCGCCCCCCCTTCGATCACCGTTCAGGACATCCTGGCCGCGGCCGACCGGCTGCGCGGCCATGTGCTGGAAACGCCCTGCGTTCCTTCACGCACGCTGTCGGCCATCACCGGCTGCGACGTGTACCTGAAGTTCGAGAACCTGCAGTTCACCGCCTCCTTCAAGGAACGCGGCGCGCTGAACAAGCTGGCCCAGCTGAGCGACGACGAAAAGGCCCGCGGCGTGCTGGCCGTGAGCGCCGGCAACCATGCCCAGGGCGTGGCCTACCACGCGCAGCGGCTGGGCCTGCCCGCCACCATCGTGATGCCGCGCTTCGCCCCGGCGGTGAAGGTGGACAACACCCGCCGCTTCGGGGCCAACGTCGTGCTGGAGGGCGACACCTTCGACCAGGCCCGCGCCCATGGCCTGCAGCTGGCCCGCGAGCGTGGGCTGACGGTGGTGCACCCGTATGACGACCTGGCGATCGCGGCCGGCCAGGGCACGCTGGGGCTGGAGATGCTGCAGCAGCAGCCCGACATCGACACGCTGGTGGTCTCCATCGGCGGCGGCGGGCTCATCGGCGGCATCGCCGTGGCGGCACGGGCGGTGCGGCCGCACATCCGCATCGTGGGTGTGCAGACCGAGCGCTTCCCGGCCGTGTTCAATGCCAAGAAGGGCGAGCAGCGCAGCTTCGCGCAGACCACCATTGCCGACGGCATCGGCGTCAGCTCGCCGGGGACGCTGACGGTGCCGCTGATCCACCAGCTGGTGGACGACGTGGTGCTGGTGGGCGAAGACACCATCGAGCAGGCCATCCTGATGCTGCTGGAAATCGAAAAGACGGTGGTGGAAGGCGCCGGCGCCGTGGGCCTGGCCGCGCTGCTGGCGCACCGCGAGCACTTCGTCGGCCGCAAGGTGGGCCTGGTGCTGTCGGGCGGCAACATCGAGCCGCTGCTGCTGGCCGAAATCATCCACCGCGGCATGGTCAAGTCGGGCCGGCTGGTGCGGCTGCGCATCAACGTGCGCGACGTGCCCGGCACGCTGGCCACCGTGGCCCAGATGCTGAGCGAGCTGGGCGCCAACATCGAGGAGGTGCAGCACAACCGCGCCTTCAGTTCACTGCCGGTGGAACGCGCCCAGATCGAGGTGGTGGTGCAGACCCGCGGCGATGCGCATGTGGAGACCATCCTGTCGACGATGACCCAGCGCGGCTTCGAGATCGACCGTGTGCGGTGA
- a CDS encoding response regulator, with translation MPLSPTHQDPAPRARILIVEDDLDGAQALEALLQLEGYEVRTAPNGAEGLAVAAQFDPHIVLLDLHLPVVHGVAVAQHLRVNEHAMRRVIIGITGLSSAYPADAQAFDHKLSKPIDPDQLFSLLRQEWRERFEDSPFAF, from the coding sequence ATGCCCTTGTCCCCCACCCACCAAGACCCCGCTCCGCGTGCCCGCATCCTGATCGTGGAGGACGACCTGGATGGCGCCCAGGCCCTGGAGGCGTTGCTGCAGCTGGAGGGCTACGAGGTGCGCACCGCCCCCAATGGCGCCGAGGGCCTGGCGGTGGCGGCGCAGTTCGACCCGCACATCGTGCTGCTGGACCTGCACCTGCCGGTGGTGCACGGCGTGGCGGTGGCGCAGCACCTGCGGGTCAACGAGCATGCGATGCGGCGGGTGATCATCGGCATCACCGGCCTGTCATCGGCCTACCCGGCCGATGCGCAGGCCTTCGACCACAAGCTGAGCAAGCCCATCGACCCCGACCAGCTGTTCAGCCTGCTGCGCCAGGAATGGCGCGAGCGCTTCGAGGACTCGCCCTTCGCCTTTTGA
- a CDS encoding ATP-binding protein: MQAMSTGGFEQALRACASEPIHQIGHVQPHAALLAFEPEVGWRVRQASDNIAAFIGRPLTAVLDQPLETLFDSDALVTIDALVGRVRALRAPATGRLQATVDGVQWPLMAHLYAAGDLLALELERNEGASHHGQLDTLLTETIETVQAIGGLDESPAYFDALAALVRRLTGYDSVMVYRFDSNMDGEIVAQSRSNAAQDFLGMRFPASDIPPQARRLYTINLVRVVADTEAAPAPILPALHPETQRPLDLSFSAVRSLSPIHIEYLRNIGVRASMVISLLQQGRLWGMVTCHHLQPKRVSIALREAAILISRLASARLSEMQSQAQDRLNAEAVRITRGLLRHLPNHAMPALMGDVLQPLQQLVRADGIIAVVEGRLFTHGRVPPPDTVTALLAWLAAQASSEVMAIDHLSQAFAPAAVHADCAAGLLCTPATPGMHNALIWLRGERVRTVRWAGNYQEGFVRNAAGDFRLTPRKSFQLWTEAWRGRCEPWAPAEVGIVGMLALELPERIAQMSRLDAAFAQLQRNEHELREHRRRLEEQVQQRTAELSIAKELAESASRAKSAFLANMSHELRTPLSGIMGLTDLAQRQAADETVKGYLAKSGQISQHLLALINDILDLTKIEAERLTLESVDFRLADMLDGVEQQVRLAAQDKGLALRFEVSDVDGQRCLRGDPRRIQQLLLNLVANAVKFTPQGSVRVQAEIATVTGKPVLRGAVHDTGIGISKADLPRLFTAFEQADSSMSRRFGGSGLGLAIVRRLARLMGGDVQVTSSPGVGSVFRFELQLDWGAAAAADPNGRGMESAAQRLRTECPGLRVLLAEDEPTHQDILRTLLEMAGCRVDVVGDGAAATMAAQGRHYDVILMDMQMPLMDGLQAARRIRAEGRCRHTPILATTANAFDEDLVACQAAGMDEHVVKPIHPEHLFERILRLMRSRPPQRYLADDSR, from the coding sequence ATGCAAGCGATGAGCACAGGGGGCTTCGAACAGGCGCTGCGGGCCTGCGCGTCCGAGCCCATCCACCAGATCGGGCACGTCCAGCCCCACGCCGCGCTGCTGGCCTTCGAACCCGAGGTGGGCTGGCGCGTGCGGCAGGCCAGCGACAACATCGCGGCCTTTATCGGCCGCCCGCTGACGGCGGTGCTGGACCAGCCGCTGGAGACCCTGTTCGACAGCGATGCCCTGGTCACGATCGATGCGCTGGTCGGGCGCGTACGCGCGCTGCGTGCGCCGGCCACGGGGCGGCTGCAGGCAACGGTGGACGGCGTGCAGTGGCCGCTGATGGCGCATCTTTACGCCGCTGGCGACCTGCTGGCGCTGGAACTCGAGCGCAACGAAGGCGCTTCGCATCACGGGCAGCTCGACACCCTGCTGACGGAAACCATCGAGACCGTGCAGGCCATCGGCGGCCTGGACGAGAGCCCGGCGTACTTCGACGCGCTGGCGGCGCTGGTGCGGCGGCTTACCGGCTACGACAGCGTGATGGTCTACCGCTTCGACTCGAACATGGACGGCGAGATCGTCGCGCAGAGCCGATCCAATGCCGCCCAGGATTTTCTGGGCATGCGCTTTCCGGCCAGCGACATACCGCCGCAGGCGCGCCGCCTGTACACCATCAACCTGGTGCGTGTGGTTGCCGACACCGAGGCTGCACCCGCGCCCATCCTGCCGGCGCTGCACCCCGAGACGCAGCGGCCGCTGGACCTGAGCTTCTCGGCGGTGCGCAGCCTGTCGCCCATCCACATCGAGTACCTGCGCAACATCGGCGTGCGCGCCTCGATGGTGATCTCGCTGCTGCAGCAGGGCCGGCTGTGGGGCATGGTGACCTGCCACCACCTGCAACCCAAGCGGGTATCCATCGCGCTGCGCGAGGCCGCCATCCTCATCAGCCGCCTGGCCTCGGCCCGACTGTCCGAAATGCAGTCGCAGGCGCAGGATCGGCTCAATGCCGAGGCGGTGCGCATCACCCGTGGGTTGCTGCGCCACCTGCCCAACCACGCGATGCCGGCGTTGATGGGCGACGTGCTGCAGCCGTTGCAGCAGCTGGTGCGGGCCGACGGCATCATCGCCGTCGTCGAGGGTCGGCTGTTCACGCACGGCCGCGTGCCGCCGCCCGACACGGTCACCGCCCTGCTGGCCTGGCTGGCCGCGCAGGCCAGCAGCGAAGTGATGGCCATCGACCATCTGTCGCAGGCATTCGCGCCTGCGGCCGTGCATGCCGATTGCGCCGCGGGGCTGCTGTGCACGCCGGCCACGCCGGGCATGCACAACGCCCTCATCTGGCTGCGTGGCGAGCGTGTGCGCACCGTGCGCTGGGCTGGCAACTACCAGGAAGGTTTCGTGCGCAACGCCGCAGGCGACTTCCGGCTGACGCCGCGCAAGTCGTTCCAGCTGTGGACCGAAGCCTGGCGCGGCCGCTGCGAGCCCTGGGCGCCCGCGGAGGTCGGCATCGTCGGCATGCTGGCCTTGGAGCTGCCCGAACGCATCGCGCAGATGAGCCGGCTCGATGCGGCCTTCGCCCAGCTGCAGCGCAATGAACACGAGCTGCGTGAGCACCGCCGGCGGCTGGAAGAACAGGTGCAGCAGCGCACGGCCGAACTGTCGATCGCCAAGGAGCTGGCGGAATCCGCCAGCCGCGCGAAGTCGGCTTTCCTGGCCAACATGTCGCATGAATTGCGAACGCCGCTGAGCGGCATCATGGGCCTGACCGATCTGGCGCAGCGGCAGGCCGCCGACGAGACCGTCAAGGGCTACCTGGCCAAGTCGGGGCAAATCTCGCAGCACCTGCTGGCGCTGATCAACGACATCCTCGACCTCACCAAGATCGAGGCTGAGCGGCTGACGCTCGAGTCTGTCGACTTCCGGCTGGCCGACATGCTCGACGGCGTCGAGCAGCAGGTGCGGCTTGCTGCGCAGGACAAGGGGCTTGCCTTGCGTTTCGAGGTCTCTGACGTGGACGGCCAGCGCTGCCTGCGCGGCGACCCGCGGCGCATCCAGCAACTGTTGCTGAACCTGGTGGCCAACGCGGTGAAGTTCACACCGCAGGGTTCGGTGCGGGTGCAGGCCGAGATCGCCACCGTCACCGGCAAGCCGGTGCTGCGCGGTGCGGTGCACGACACCGGCATCGGCATTTCAAAAGCCGACCTGCCGCGCCTGTTCACGGCCTTCGAACAGGCCGACTCGTCGATGTCGCGGCGCTTCGGCGGCTCTGGGCTGGGCCTGGCCATCGTGCGACGCCTGGCGCGCCTGATGGGCGGCGACGTGCAAGTGACCAGTTCACCTGGCGTGGGGTCGGTGTTCCGCTTCGAGCTGCAGCTGGACTGGGGCGCAGCAGCGGCAGCCGACCCCAACGGCCGCGGCATGGAATCAGCCGCGCAGCGGCTGCGCACCGAATGCCCGGGCCTGCGTGTGCTGCTGGCCGAGGACGAGCCGACCCACCAGGATATCTTGCGCACGCTGCTGGAGATGGCCGGCTGCAGGGTGGACGTCGTCGGTGACGGCGCCGCGGCCACGATGGCCGCGCAGGGCCGGCACTACGACGTGATCTTGATGGACATGCAGATGCCCCTGATGGACGGCCTGCAGGCGGCACGCCGCATTCGCGCGGAAGGACGTTGCCGTCACACGCCCATCCTGGCCACCACCGCCAACGCCTTCGACGAAGACCTGGTGGCCTGCCAGGCCGCGGGCATGGACGAGCATGTGGTCAAGCCCATCCACCCCGAACACCTGTTCGAGCGCATCCTCAGGCTGATGCGGTCACGGCCGCCGCAGCGGTACCTGGCGGACGACTCACGCTAG
- a CDS encoding type 1 glutamine amidotransferase domain-containing protein — MSASKLSSRRILILATDGFEQSELEVPQKELAALGATVHVAAPKPGAIKGWNHTDWGNEVKVDLALSEADAKDYDALVLPGGQMNPDALRMEPDAIALIKAFAAAGKPVAAVCHAPWLLIDAGLVNGRKVTSWPSVRTDLKNAGGTVVDESAVIDRGIITSRNPDDLHDFVAAIASQLA, encoded by the coding sequence ATGTCCGCCTCCAAGCTCTCTTCGCGCCGCATCCTCATCCTTGCCACCGATGGCTTCGAGCAGTCGGAGCTCGAAGTGCCCCAGAAGGAGCTGGCCGCACTCGGTGCCACGGTGCACGTCGCGGCGCCCAAGCCAGGTGCCATCAAGGGCTGGAACCACACCGACTGGGGCAACGAGGTCAAGGTGGACCTGGCGCTGTCGGAAGCCGATGCCAAGGACTACGACGCCCTGGTGCTGCCCGGCGGGCAGATGAACCCGGACGCGCTGCGGATGGAGCCCGACGCGATCGCCCTGATCAAGGCCTTTGCCGCGGCCGGCAAGCCGGTGGCCGCCGTGTGCCACGCGCCTTGGTTGCTCATCGACGCAGGTCTGGTCAACGGCCGCAAGGTGACGTCGTGGCCGTCGGTTCGCACCGACCTGAAGAATGCAGGCGGCACCGTCGTCGACGAATCGGCGGTGATCGACCGCGGCATCATCACCAGCCGCAATCCGGACGACCTGCACGACTTCGTCGCGGCCATCGCCTCGCAACTAGCGTGA
- a CDS encoding aldo/keto reductase — protein MTRAIPSSGELLPRVGLGSWITFNVGRDPAALEACAQVVQAFFAAGGRLIDSSPMYGSAQPTIGHALARLKHPAALFSAEKVWVGDAERGPAQMEASRAFWGVPRFDLMQVHNLLAWQQHLPRLLAMKAAGQLRYVGISTSEGRRHAELEQIMRTQPIDFVQLTYNPLDRAAEQRLLPLAQERGIAVLVNRPFREGALLDTLLRHPLPGWATELGCDGWAQVVLKFIVSHPAVTCAIPATRQVAHVQQNLGAARGAMPDAGLRAQMAADMAAL, from the coding sequence TTGACGCGGGCCATCCCCTCCAGCGGTGAACTGCTGCCGCGCGTGGGCCTGGGCAGCTGGATCACCTTCAACGTGGGGCGCGATCCGGCTGCGCTCGAAGCGTGTGCCCAGGTCGTGCAGGCCTTCTTCGCGGCGGGCGGGCGCCTGATCGACAGCTCGCCGATGTACGGCTCAGCGCAACCCACCATCGGCCACGCACTGGCCAGGCTCAAGCACCCCGCGGCGCTGTTCTCGGCCGAAAAGGTGTGGGTGGGCGACGCCGAGCGCGGGCCGGCGCAGATGGAGGCCTCGCGCGCCTTCTGGGGTGTGCCGCGGTTCGACTTGATGCAGGTGCACAACCTGCTGGCCTGGCAGCAGCACCTGCCGCGCCTGTTGGCCATGAAGGCGGCGGGGCAGCTGCGCTATGTGGGCATCAGCACCTCGGAAGGCCGCCGCCATGCCGAGCTCGAGCAGATCATGCGCACGCAGCCGATCGACTTCGTGCAACTGACCTACAACCCGCTCGACCGCGCTGCCGAGCAACGCCTGCTGCCGCTGGCGCAGGAGCGCGGCATCGCGGTGCTGGTGAACCGGCCGTTCCGCGAAGGTGCCTTGCTTGACACACTGCTGCGTCACCCGCTGCCGGGGTGGGCCACCGAGCTGGGCTGCGACGGCTGGGCGCAGGTGGTGCTGAAGTTCATCGTCTCGCACCCGGCCGTGACCTGCGCCATACCGGCCACCCGACAAGTGGCGCACGTGCAGCAGAACCTGGGCGCGGCGCGCGGCGCCATGCCCGACGCCGGCCTGCGCGCGCAAATGGCCGCCGACATGGCCGCGCTGTGA
- a CDS encoding ATP-binding protein, producing the protein MNDTSAALQFTEVDLLGKVAAVDTSRVSIDVSNSVLLTRIGIGNLIAVRGSTEREYLIAVTERVTRSLRDELASDLPEDGEDSELVSVPTDLVRGALIGTFRTVDGDKKNTFKRGADSFPQIDRECYVVDAANLQRFMGILGADFPENERLKLGVFVADRSAEAIVSGDKFFQRHAAILGSTGSGKSYAVALILERAAKLKFPNIIVFDMHGEYAPLADKKEGGFAQRLRIAGPGDLEKPGDDALFLPYWLLNRDEMLSMILDRSDQNAPNQASRFTLHVRTLKQKTLEAENKPEIVKTFTVDSPVPYQINDLVALLELDNTTKGQGKTGPVKGEWEDKLTRFISRLEAKLDDRRYGFMFTPPAEVNTYGWLAAQVAQLLGSNGGDGIKVIDFSEVPSDVLPVVTGTLARLLYDVQFWMDPAKRTPITLLCDEAHLYLPVRDDADAVQRQALGAFERIAKEGRKYGFSLLVVSQRPSDVSKTILSQCNNFLSLRLTNDTDQAVIKRLMPDSLAGLTSILPLLDTGEALMLGDAVLLPSRIRLDKPLITPDSATRDFWKEWGKQAPDVVALNLAIEALRSQTRPKMS; encoded by the coding sequence ATGAATGACACCTCTGCTGCCCTGCAATTCACGGAGGTCGACCTTCTCGGCAAGGTTGCTGCCGTGGATACAAGTCGCGTCAGCATCGATGTCTCGAACTCCGTGCTCCTCACGCGAATTGGAATCGGGAATCTGATCGCCGTTCGCGGGAGCACGGAGCGGGAGTACCTGATCGCTGTGACCGAGCGCGTTACCAGGAGCTTGCGCGACGAACTGGCGAGTGATCTGCCAGAAGATGGCGAAGACTCGGAGCTTGTGTCTGTGCCGACCGACCTCGTGCGAGGTGCCTTGATCGGAACCTTCCGAACCGTTGATGGTGACAAGAAGAACACTTTCAAGCGTGGCGCTGACAGCTTCCCCCAAATCGACCGCGAGTGCTACGTTGTTGATGCCGCGAACCTTCAGCGCTTCATGGGAATCCTCGGCGCAGACTTCCCCGAGAACGAGCGTCTGAAGCTGGGCGTGTTCGTTGCCGACAGGAGTGCAGAAGCCATCGTCAGTGGCGACAAGTTCTTTCAACGGCACGCTGCAATTCTTGGCAGCACTGGGTCGGGCAAGAGCTACGCGGTTGCCTTGATTCTGGAGCGGGCGGCCAAACTCAAGTTCCCCAACATCATCGTGTTTGACATGCATGGTGAGTACGCCCCTCTGGCCGACAAGAAGGAGGGAGGCTTCGCGCAGCGGCTCCGGATTGCCGGCCCAGGGGACCTGGAGAAGCCTGGCGATGACGCACTGTTCCTCCCGTACTGGCTGCTCAACCGAGACGAGATGCTGTCAATGATTCTTGACCGCAGTGACCAGAACGCACCTAACCAAGCATCGCGGTTCACGCTGCACGTCAGGACGTTGAAGCAGAAGACCCTTGAGGCCGAGAACAAGCCCGAGATCGTAAAGACCTTCACTGTCGATTCGCCGGTTCCGTACCAAATCAATGACCTCGTTGCCCTGCTCGAGCTTGACAACACGACCAAAGGCCAAGGAAAGACTGGGCCGGTCAAGGGCGAGTGGGAAGACAAGCTCACCCGGTTCATCTCTCGCCTCGAAGCGAAGCTGGATGATCGTCGCTACGGCTTCATGTTCACGCCGCCTGCGGAGGTCAACACGTATGGCTGGCTTGCGGCGCAGGTCGCCCAACTGCTAGGCTCAAACGGTGGTGACGGCATCAAAGTGATTGACTTTTCCGAAGTGCCGTCCGATGTGCTGCCAGTCGTCACCGGCACGCTCGCGCGGCTGCTTTATGACGTTCAGTTCTGGATGGACCCCGCGAAGCGCACGCCGATTACGTTGCTTTGCGACGAGGCGCATCTGTACCTCCCTGTCCGCGACGATGCCGACGCTGTGCAGCGTCAGGCGCTTGGCGCGTTCGAGCGCATTGCGAAGGAAGGCCGGAAGTACGGGTTCTCGTTGCTGGTGGTTAGCCAGCGCCCTTCGGATGTCAGCAAGACCATCCTGAGCCAGTGCAACAACTTCCTTTCCCTCCGCCTGACAAACGACACGGACCAGGCCGTAATCAAACGCCTGATGCCGGACTCCTTAGCGGGACTCACCAGCATTCTTCCGCTGCTGGATACTGGCGAGGCCTTGATGCTCGGTGACGCGGTTCTTCTCCCTTCGCGGATTCGCCTTGACAAGCCGCTCATCACCCCCGACAGCGCGACGCGGGACTTCTGGAAGGAGTGGGGCAAGCAGGCGCCGGATGTCGTAGCCCTCAATCTCGCCATCGAGGCACTGCGCAGTCAGACACGCCCGAAGATGAGTTGA
- a CDS encoding SIR2 family protein: protein MCASIGAGLGAADLAAWEEILPLIKTKGLEAALQAKAPTPALESAISTVTGAMIAERERLVLASVFNGERQLRLTRLLGHMLKPSSGLPIVTTNYDRLVEFAVEEAGLGADTMFVGRFAGSLNERESKLSFCRNVTYKKPKFTYHYRPRALVCKPHGSLDWYLRGGKPVCCASDLPGARRLIITPGQNKFRNGYESPFDHHRAKANEAIDRASRFLFLGYGFNDDHLETHLTPSIKGGTPTLMLSRTLTPNAAALAQANANVTALEHHVEAGVPGARLTINRAQQFVPGLALWDVNSLIDEVLEP from the coding sequence TTGTGCGCCAGCATCGGCGCCGGTCTGGGTGCGGCCGATCTGGCTGCCTGGGAAGAGATACTTCCGCTCATCAAGACGAAAGGGTTGGAAGCCGCTCTGCAGGCAAAGGCACCGACGCCGGCACTTGAGTCGGCCATATCGACCGTCACAGGCGCAATGATCGCCGAGCGGGAGCGGCTGGTTCTTGCCTCGGTTTTCAATGGCGAGAGGCAGCTGCGTCTGACCCGACTTCTTGGTCACATGCTCAAGCCGTCATCTGGCCTACCCATCGTGACGACGAACTACGACCGGCTGGTCGAGTTCGCTGTCGAAGAGGCAGGGCTTGGTGCCGACACGATGTTCGTTGGTCGATTCGCCGGCTCTCTCAACGAACGCGAGAGCAAGCTGAGCTTCTGTCGGAACGTCACCTACAAGAAGCCGAAGTTCACCTACCACTACAGGCCTCGGGCTCTGGTCTGCAAACCGCACGGCAGCCTTGATTGGTATCTGCGGGGAGGTAAGCCGGTGTGCTGTGCAAGCGACCTGCCCGGCGCAAGGCGCCTGATCATCACTCCCGGGCAGAACAAGTTTCGCAACGGCTACGAGAGCCCGTTCGATCATCATCGGGCCAAGGCGAACGAGGCGATTGACCGAGCCAGTAGGTTCCTGTTCCTTGGCTACGGATTCAATGACGACCACCTGGAGACGCACCTGACTCCCTCGATCAAGGGCGGAACGCCAACTCTCATGCTTTCGCGGACCCTTACCCCAAATGCTGCAGCATTGGCTCAAGCCAATGCAAACGTCACTGCACTGGAGCACCATGTAGAGGCCGGCGTTCCAGGAGCGCGGCTGACCATCAACAGGGCGCAGCAGTTCGTCCCGGGGCTCGCTCTCTGGGATGTGAATTCACTCATCGATGAGGTTCTTGAGCCATGA
- a CDS encoding IS5 family transposase has product MKQLGLGLNLSTKKTRKREFLEEMERVVPWSALMQVVEPYYPKAKTGRPPFPIETMLRVHYLQQWFALSDPAMEEALHDMPVFREFARLGEGVERLPDETTILRFRHLLEKHDLATDMLRVVNDILQAKGLMMKKGTVVDATLIAAPSSTKNAEGERDPEMKQAKKGNQWYFGMKAHIGVDAHSGLVHSVVGTAASVNDVTQAGALLHGDEEVAFGDAGYQGVHKRIEAQGPQWHVAMRPGLRRKLNPFIAPHFEALSLEKWKASIRAKVEHPFRVIKRQFGYTKVRYRGLAKNTAQIATLFALSNLWMARRQLIGAQG; this is encoded by the coding sequence ATGAAGCAGCTCGGACTTGGCCTGAACCTGTCGACGAAGAAGACCCGAAAGCGCGAGTTCCTCGAAGAGATGGAACGCGTGGTGCCGTGGTCGGCGCTGATGCAGGTGGTGGAGCCGTACTACCCCAAGGCCAAGACCGGACGGCCGCCGTTTCCCATCGAGACCATGCTGCGAGTTCACTACCTGCAGCAATGGTTCGCGCTGTCCGACCCGGCGATGGAAGAGGCGCTGCACGACATGCCCGTCTTCCGTGAGTTCGCTCGTTTGGGCGAAGGTGTCGAGCGATTGCCCGACGAGACCACCATCCTGAGGTTTCGGCACCTGCTGGAGAAGCACGATTTGGCCACCGACATGCTGCGGGTGGTCAACGACATCCTCCAGGCCAAGGGCCTGATGATGAAGAAGGGCACCGTCGTCGACGCCACCTTGATCGCCGCGCCGAGTTCGACCAAGAACGCCGAGGGCGAGCGGGACCCCGAGATGAAGCAGGCCAAGAAGGGCAACCAGTGGTACTTCGGCATGAAGGCCCACATCGGCGTGGACGCGCACTCCGGCTTGGTGCACAGCGTCGTGGGCACGGCCGCCAGCGTCAACGACGTGACGCAGGCCGGCGCACTGCTGCACGGTGACGAGGAGGTCGCCTTTGGAGACGCGGGCTACCAAGGCGTGCACAAGCGCATCGAAGCCCAGGGGCCGCAGTGGCACGTGGCCATGCGGCCAGGGTTGCGGCGCAAGCTCAACCCGTTCATCGCGCCGCACTTCGAGGCGCTGAGCCTGGAGAAGTGGAAGGCAAGCATCCGGGCCAAGGTCGAGCATCCGTTCCGGGTAATCAAGCGGCAGTTCGGCTACACAAAGGTTCGCTACCGAGGATTGGCCAAGAACACGGCGCAGATCGCCACGCTCTTCGCGCTGTCAAACCTGTGGATGGCGAGGCGGCAGCTGATCGGAGCGCAGGGATGA